AAGTGCTGCTGAAGGCCACCAAGGTCGACGGCGTCTACGAACGCGACCCGGTCGAGGATCCGAGCGCGCGGCTGTACGCGCAGGTGTCCTACCAGGACGCGCTGCAAAAGGAGCTGCGCGTGATGGACGCGACGGCGTTCGCGCTGTGCAAGGACAATGGCCTGCCGATCGTGATCTTTCGGCTGAGCCGGCCCGGCAACATCGTCCGCGTCCTGTGCGGCGAGCCGGTCGGCACTCTGATCGTCCCGGACCGGGACGCAACCCGTCTCGCGGAGGTGTGACGTGGTCGAAGATGTGCTCAGCGAAGTGGAATCGGGGATGCAGAAGGCGGTCGACGCCTTCCAGCGCGAGTTGGCCAAGATTCGCACCGGACGCGCCAACCTGGCGTTGCTCGACGGCGTGAAGGTCGACTACTACGGCACGCCGACGCCGCTGAACCAGGTCGCGGCCCTCAACGTCGCCGACGCGCGCTTGATCACGATCAAACCGTGGGAAAAGAACATGATCCCCGTGATCGAAAAGGCGATCCGGTCGAGCGATCTGGGGCTCAATCCGGTGAGCGACTCGGAGATGGTCCGCCTGCCGATCCCGCCGTTGA
This sequence is a window from Deltaproteobacteria bacterium. Protein-coding genes within it:
- a CDS encoding ribosome recycling factor; amino-acid sequence: MVEDVLSEVESGMQKAVDAFQRELAKIRTGRANLALLDGVKVDYYGTPTPLNQVAALNVADARLITIKPWEKNMIPVIEKAIRSSDLGLNPVSDSEMVRLPIPPLTQERRKELVKIIKKMTEDARVAVRAARRDGNEMLKSLQKDGDISEDDLTRGQKKVQELTDKYIAKVDDIGGKKEAELMEV